From Micromonospora echinospora, one genomic window encodes:
- a CDS encoding non-ribosomal peptide synthetase, with the protein MSTADAADAGAAGAAAGDKRALLARLLAERARAPRRHPASFGQRRLWFLDRLTGADPVYNIPVAFRVRGPLDVDALRTALATIVARHGALRTTFAESGGEPVQVVHPTGVPDLAVVDLTGLPAADRDAEATRLVWEQARTPFDLTAGPLLRVVVVRTDTDRHHLSLCLHHIVSDAWSLGVLFRELDTAYAAALAGEPARLPELPTQYADFAVWQRDRLAGDTLRGQLDHWLAHLRGAPALLSLPTDRPRPTSRSQRGAAHYLTLPAEVTSRVEEFGRTAGVTLFMTLLAGFQAVLSRHSGQDDIVVGTPVAGRDHPDLEGLIGFFVNTVALRVSTAGSPSLRELVGRVREVALTGLGNAELPFEKLVEELQPDRSLAHAPVFQAQLVLQNAPYDGFRLTGCTASTLEVDSGSAKFDLTLVGERTGDGALRLAFEYDTALFDVATVDRLGRHLCTLLAAAVADPDRPLDRIPLLGGAELRQALVEWNATDRPLPEVSSVLDLLPTGPAAPGSPPAVTGPDGQLDRPDLHRWAGRIARRLRAAGVGPDTPVGICLDRGVGMVAAVLGVWRAGAGYLPLDPALPAERLRFMLADSGARVVLTSRAVADRLAGVLDAAPTVLLLDDTGAHTGTSGTVDDAAGTDEPDPAAPHPDALAYLLYTSGSTGRPKGVAVPHRAVLNLLTSFRADLDLGPGDLLAAVTTLSFDISVVELVLPLMCDVPLLVVGADETADGPALRRRLAESGTTVLQATPATWRLLLAAGGVPPTVRLRLTGGEALPRDLADALLADGASLWNCYGPTETTVYSSAGPVPPAPAVVTIGRPIANTRLHLLDEAFQPVPVGVVGELYVGGTGVARGYHGRPGLTADRFVPDPFADRPGARLYATGDLARRRPDGTVEYLGRADHQVKVRGFRIEPGEIETLLRARDEVADAVVTAWTGGDGDVRLVAYAVPAAGTDPDSLWERVRPALACRLPEYMVPATLVPLAALPLTDSGKVDRKALPAPRWTDSAAVPVAPRDPVERLVAEIWQDVLRVDAVGVHDDFFRLGGHSLLGVRALGRIGAAVEMEVPIPLLFAAPTVAAMADALRAAEPTPGHVDAVAAFRQEMAGLSDEELRALVEGPS; encoded by the coding sequence ATGAGCACGGCCGACGCCGCCGACGCCGGAGCCGCCGGGGCCGCCGCCGGGGACAAGCGGGCCCTGCTCGCCCGGCTGCTCGCCGAACGGGCCCGCGCGCCCCGCCGGCACCCGGCCTCCTTCGGCCAGCGTCGGCTGTGGTTCCTGGACCGTCTCACCGGCGCCGACCCGGTCTACAACATCCCGGTGGCGTTCCGGGTGCGCGGCCCGCTGGACGTCGACGCGCTGCGCACCGCCCTGGCCACGATCGTGGCCCGGCACGGGGCGCTGCGGACCACCTTCGCCGAGTCCGGTGGGGAACCGGTGCAGGTGGTCCACCCGACCGGCGTGCCGGACCTGGCCGTGGTCGACCTGACCGGGCTGCCGGCGGCCGACCGGGACGCCGAGGCCACCCGGCTGGTCTGGGAGCAGGCCCGGACGCCGTTCGACCTCACCGCCGGCCCGCTGCTGCGGGTGGTGGTGGTCCGGACCGACACCGACCGGCACCACCTGTCGCTCTGCCTGCACCACATCGTCTCCGACGCGTGGTCGCTGGGTGTGCTGTTCCGGGAGCTGGACACCGCGTACGCCGCCGCGCTGGCCGGCGAGCCGGCCCGCCTGCCCGAGCTGCCCACCCAGTACGCCGACTTCGCCGTCTGGCAGCGGGACCGGCTGGCCGGGGACACCCTGCGCGGGCAGCTCGACCACTGGCTGGCCCACCTGCGTGGTGCTCCGGCCCTGCTCTCCCTGCCCACCGACCGGCCCCGCCCGACGAGTCGCTCCCAGCGGGGCGCGGCCCACTACCTCACCCTCCCGGCCGAGGTCACCAGCCGCGTCGAGGAGTTCGGCCGGACGGCCGGGGTCACCCTCTTCATGACCCTGCTCGCCGGGTTCCAGGCGGTCCTGTCCCGGCACAGCGGGCAGGACGACATCGTCGTCGGCACCCCGGTCGCCGGCCGGGACCACCCCGACCTGGAGGGGCTGATCGGGTTCTTCGTCAACACCGTCGCCCTGCGGGTGTCGACGGCCGGATCGCCGTCGCTGCGGGAACTGGTCGGCCGGGTACGCGAGGTCGCCCTCACCGGCCTCGGCAACGCCGAGCTGCCCTTCGAGAAGCTCGTGGAGGAGTTGCAGCCGGACCGCAGCCTGGCCCACGCGCCGGTCTTCCAGGCCCAACTCGTCCTCCAGAACGCGCCGTACGACGGGTTCCGGCTCACCGGCTGCACGGCCAGCACCCTGGAGGTGGACAGCGGCTCGGCGAAGTTCGACCTGACCCTGGTCGGGGAGCGGACCGGCGACGGCGCGCTGCGGCTGGCGTTCGAGTACGACACCGCGCTGTTCGACGTCGCCACCGTGGACCGGCTCGGTCGGCACCTGTGCACCCTGCTGGCGGCGGCGGTCGCCGACCCCGACCGCCCCCTGGACCGGATCCCGCTGCTCGGTGGGGCGGAGCTGCGGCAGGCCCTGGTGGAGTGGAACGCCACCGACCGCCCGCTGCCCGAGGTCTCCTCGGTGTTGGACCTGCTGCCCACCGGCCCGGCAGCCCCGGGTTCCCCGCCGGCGGTCACCGGCCCGGACGGACAGCTCGACCGGCCTGACCTGCACCGCTGGGCCGGCCGGATCGCTCGCCGGCTGCGCGCCGCCGGGGTGGGCCCGGACACGCCGGTCGGCATCTGCCTGGACCGGGGCGTCGGGATGGTCGCCGCGGTGCTCGGGGTGTGGCGCGCCGGAGCCGGCTACCTCCCGCTCGACCCCGCCCTGCCGGCGGAACGGCTGCGCTTCATGCTCGCCGACTCCGGCGCCCGCGTGGTGCTGACCAGCCGCGCGGTCGCCGACCGGCTGGCCGGGGTGCTGGACGCGGCTCCGACCGTCCTGCTGCTGGACGACACCGGAGCCCACACCGGAACCTCCGGAACGGTCGACGACGCCGCCGGGACCGACGAGCCGGATCCGGCGGCCCCGCACCCGGACGCGCTGGCGTACCTGCTCTACACCTCCGGCTCGACCGGCCGCCCGAAGGGCGTGGCCGTTCCGCACCGGGCCGTGCTCAACCTGCTCACCTCCTTCCGGGCCGATCTCGACCTCGGGCCGGGTGACCTGCTCGCGGCGGTCACCACCCTCTCGTTCGACATCTCCGTGGTGGAGCTGGTCCTGCCGCTCATGTGCGACGTCCCGCTGCTGGTGGTCGGTGCCGACGAGACGGCGGACGGGCCGGCCCTGCGCCGCCGGCTGGCCGAGAGCGGGACGACGGTGCTCCAGGCCACCCCGGCCACCTGGCGGCTCCTGCTGGCCGCCGGTGGGGTGCCCCCGACGGTGCGGCTGCGGCTCACCGGCGGCGAGGCGCTGCCCCGGGACCTCGCCGACGCGCTCCTCGCCGACGGGGCGTCGCTGTGGAACTGCTACGGGCCGACCGAGACGACGGTCTACTCGTCCGCCGGACCGGTGCCGCCCGCCCCGGCCGTCGTCACCATCGGCAGGCCGATCGCCAACACCCGACTCCACCTGCTCGACGAGGCGTTCCAGCCGGTGCCGGTGGGCGTGGTCGGCGAACTGTACGTCGGCGGGACCGGGGTGGCCCGGGGCTACCACGGCCGTCCCGGCCTCACCGCCGACCGGTTCGTGCCGGACCCGTTCGCCGACCGGCCCGGGGCCCGCCTCTACGCCACCGGCGACCTGGCCCGCCGTCGACCCGACGGCACGGTGGAATACCTCGGTCGCGCGGACCACCAGGTCAAGGTACGCGGCTTCCGGATCGAGCCGGGCGAGATCGAGACGCTGCTGCGGGCCCGTGACGAGGTCGCCGACGCCGTGGTCACCGCGTGGACCGGCGGAGACGGCGACGTCCGGCTGGTCGCCTACGCGGTGCCGGCCGCCGGGACCGACCCGGACAGCCTCTGGGAGCGGGTCCGGCCCGCGCTGGCCTGCCGGCTGCCCGAGTACATGGTCCCGGCGACCCTGGTGCCGCTGGCCGCCCTGCCGCTGACCGACAGCGGCAAGGTCGACCGGAAGGCGTTGCCCGCTCCCCGGTGGACCGACTCCGCCGCCGTCCCGGTCGCTCCCCGCGACCCGGTGGAACGGCTGGTCGCCGAGATCTGGCAGGACGTGCTGCGGGTCGACGCGGTCGGTGTGCACGACGACTTTTTCCGTCTTGGCGGACACTCCCTGCTCGGGGTGCGGGCGCTGGGCCGGATCGGCGCGGCGGTGGAGATGGAAGTGCCGATCCCGCTGCTCTTCGCCGCTCCCACGGTCGCCGCGATGGCCGACGCGCTGCGCGCCGCCGAGCCGACGCCCGGTCACGTCGACGCCGTCGCCGCCTTCCGGCAGGAGATGGCCGGCCTCTCCGACGAGGAACTGCGGGCACTGGTGGAGGGACCGTCATGA
- a CDS encoding non-ribosomal peptide synthetase, whose protein sequence is MTDRERLIRELMARRGLGTATAPPGIPRRAPGTPVPLSSTQEGMWFLDRLQPGSPAYVMSHAVRLTGPLEPAAVQAALDDLVATHEALRTRFVDRDGRVEQEVLPADDPAARCVVVVEDLTGGSVVDRDAAVADVVRRETETPFDLGRAPLLRVRLGRLDHDEHLLVVSLHHIVADERSVDIVLTGLLDGHHRHRTGAGVAPAPVAQFPDHVLWQRERLAGGAADRAREFWATRLAGSSGLLDLPTDRPRPATQTFAGRTHGFTVAADLTAALDALGRRTGCTRFMVLLAGLQVLLARLGGTDDVCVGSPVTLRADAAQQDIVGLLVNTLPLRTDLSGDPTLAEVVDRVRATCVASLAHAELPFERIVETARLPRDPSRNPLYQVMLVVNQDGSEGPRGDLTVRPVPVVRETSRLDLTVAVRAAGSGLAGLVDYNTDLFDEVTVARFVDRLTAVLWALATEPQRRLADLDLTGPAERRDLARWNATGRAYPTGGGLHDLVRARAALDPDAPAMLDVSPDAPARPPLTYGRLVADADRLAARLRGLGVRPDQPVGLVLPAGAAALTGILAILTAGGGYLPLDPGHPPARLRALLTAAGTTVCLTDADLARTLAAPPEDADPDDRPYAGTLLVVDPDADGCDPGVTAGEVTAPATHPDQLAYVIHTSGSTGTPKGVMVGHRTAVNLALAFADLHGIGPGDRLLMLPPLSFDASVGDLFPALASGAALVVHRQPAAITGPGLAELCRTHGITLVDTAAPLWARWVDDLAGRSGPVDVGPLRGTMVGGEAVDLDTVRRWARLTDGRVTVYNHYGPTEATVCATTHATVDGRELPGLTRLPIGRPVPNVRVHVLDSALRPVPVGLSGEVYVGGTAPARGYLGRPAETAARFVPDPYGPLGARLYRTGDLARHRADGTLEFLGRTDRQVKIRGYRIEVGEVEAACAALPGVRRAAVVVDHSATGSRLVAYLVGDTAPDGASARAALRRRMPEQLIPAAFVQVPELPTNRHGKLDLAALPAPADATDRPAHEPPDTPTEKALADIWADLLGTGPVGRRDNFFDLGGHSLLAATVVTRIRAALGADLPLRALFESADLAGLAAVLDGDGPTPVDHGDLLRAEARRADDLTVPAGTVAEVPEHVLFTGATGFLGAYLLADWLTHTRATAHCLVRADTPAAAVDRVRANLRRYGLWQPEYADRLVGLPGDLGAPRLGLTDPAFADLGERLDAVVHNGGVVNFVQPYPVLRPANVNGTYEVLRLATTARPSAVHFVSTLGVFVTPSRTGTLVREGDVPDDCDGLYDGYNASKWVADALVRAARERGLPVSVHRPARITGDARTGVGNVDDFFSRLLKTCVQLGAVPDIDDPADLAPVDYVGAGIGHLTRTGSTGDHHYYNNRTVSYADLAEAVTDFGHPVDLVPYPRWRAALLARPDVALARFTPLFGADTPVRTQPDFDCTATENALAAAGVTCPPADAHLLHTYLAAFVAAGFLDPPGRTRG, encoded by the coding sequence ATGACCGACCGGGAACGGCTGATCCGGGAGCTGATGGCCCGCCGGGGGCTGGGCACCGCGACCGCGCCGCCGGGGATTCCCCGCCGTGCCCCGGGCACCCCGGTGCCGCTCTCCTCGACGCAGGAGGGGATGTGGTTCCTCGACCGGCTCCAACCGGGCAGCCCGGCGTACGTGATGAGCCACGCCGTCCGGCTCACCGGGCCGCTGGAGCCGGCCGCGGTGCAGGCCGCGCTGGACGACCTGGTCGCCACACACGAGGCGTTGCGGACCCGGTTCGTGGACCGGGACGGGCGGGTCGAGCAGGAGGTGCTCCCCGCTGACGATCCGGCAGCGCGGTGTGTGGTGGTCGTCGAGGACCTGACCGGCGGCTCCGTCGTGGACCGCGACGCGGCGGTCGCCGACGTCGTCCGGCGGGAGACCGAGACCCCCTTCGACCTCGGTCGGGCACCCCTGCTGCGGGTCCGGCTGGGCCGGCTGGACCACGACGAGCACCTGCTGGTGGTCAGCCTGCACCACATCGTCGCCGACGAGCGGTCCGTCGACATCGTCCTGACCGGACTGCTCGACGGGCACCACCGGCACCGGACCGGCGCCGGCGTGGCTCCCGCCCCGGTCGCCCAGTTCCCCGACCACGTTCTGTGGCAGCGCGAGCGGCTCGCCGGTGGGGCCGCCGACCGGGCGCGGGAGTTCTGGGCCACCCGGCTGGCGGGCAGCTCCGGCCTGCTCGACCTGCCCACCGACCGGCCCCGACCGGCCACCCAGACCTTCGCCGGACGCACCCACGGCTTCACCGTCGCCGCCGACCTGACCGCCGCCCTCGACGCGCTGGGCCGGCGCACCGGCTGCACCCGGTTCATGGTGCTGCTCGCCGGGCTCCAGGTGTTGCTGGCCCGGCTCGGCGGCACCGACGACGTCTGCGTCGGCTCGCCGGTGACGCTGCGCGCCGACGCGGCCCAGCAGGACATCGTCGGTCTGCTGGTGAACACCCTGCCGCTGCGGACCGACCTCTCCGGCGACCCGACGCTGGCCGAGGTGGTGGACCGGGTCCGGGCCACCTGCGTGGCGTCGCTGGCCCACGCCGAGCTGCCGTTCGAGCGGATCGTCGAGACCGCCCGGCTGCCCCGCGACCCGAGCCGCAACCCGCTGTACCAGGTGATGCTGGTGGTCAACCAGGACGGTTCGGAGGGCCCGCGCGGTGACCTCACCGTCCGGCCGGTCCCGGTGGTCCGGGAGACCTCCCGTCTGGACCTGACCGTGGCGGTGCGCGCCGCCGGGTCCGGCCTGGCCGGTCTGGTCGACTACAACACCGACCTGTTCGACGAGGTGACCGTCGCGCGCTTCGTCGACCGGCTCACCGCCGTGCTGTGGGCGCTCGCCACCGAACCGCAGCGCCGGCTCGCCGACCTCGACCTGACCGGCCCGGCCGAGCGGCGGGACCTGGCCCGGTGGAACGCCACCGGCCGGGCGTACCCGACGGGTGGCGGCCTGCACGACCTGGTCCGGGCCCGCGCGGCGCTCGACCCGGACGCGCCCGCGATGCTGGACGTCAGCCCGGACGCCCCCGCCCGGCCGCCGCTGACCTACGGCCGGCTGGTCGCGGACGCCGACCGGCTCGCCGCCCGGCTGCGTGGCCTCGGCGTCCGGCCGGACCAGCCGGTGGGGCTGGTCCTGCCGGCGGGAGCCGCCGCGCTGACCGGCATCCTGGCGATCCTCACCGCCGGCGGTGGCTACCTGCCGTTGGACCCGGGCCACCCGCCGGCCCGGCTGCGTGCCCTGCTCACCGCCGCCGGCACCACGGTCTGCCTCACCGACGCCGACCTCGCCCGGACGTTGGCCGCCCCGCCGGAGGACGCCGACCCCGACGACCGGCCGTACGCCGGCACGCTGCTCGTCGTCGACCCCGACGCCGACGGGTGCGACCCCGGCGTGACGGCGGGCGAGGTGACCGCCCCGGCGACCCACCCCGACCAGCTCGCCTACGTCATCCACACCTCCGGCTCCACCGGCACGCCGAAGGGCGTGATGGTCGGTCACCGCACCGCCGTGAACCTGGCGCTGGCCTTCGCCGACCTGCACGGCATCGGTCCCGGCGACCGGCTGCTCATGCTGCCCCCGCTCAGCTTCGACGCCAGCGTCGGTGACCTCTTCCCGGCGCTGGCCAGCGGGGCGGCGCTGGTGGTGCACCGGCAGCCGGCGGCGATCACCGGTCCCGGCCTGGCCGAGCTGTGCCGCACCCACGGGATCACCCTCGTCGACACCGCCGCGCCGCTCTGGGCCCGCTGGGTGGACGACCTGGCCGGCCGGTCCGGGCCGGTCGACGTCGGCCCGCTGCGCGGCACGATGGTCGGCGGGGAGGCCGTCGACCTGGACACCGTCCGGCGGTGGGCGCGACTCACCGACGGCCGGGTGACCGTGTACAACCACTACGGCCCGACCGAGGCGACCGTCTGCGCCACCACCCACGCCACCGTCGACGGGAGGGAACTGCCCGGTCTGACCCGGCTGCCGATCGGGCGTCCGGTGCCGAACGTGCGGGTCCACGTCCTCGACTCCGCCCTGCGGCCGGTGCCGGTCGGCCTGTCCGGCGAGGTGTACGTCGGCGGCACCGCGCCGGCCCGGGGCTACCTCGGCCGACCCGCCGAGACCGCCGCCCGTTTCGTGCCCGACCCGTACGGCCCGCTCGGGGCCCGGCTCTACCGCACCGGCGACCTGGCCCGGCACCGGGCCGACGGGACACTGGAGTTCCTCGGGCGCACCGACCGGCAGGTCAAGATCCGTGGATACCGGATCGAGGTCGGCGAGGTGGAGGCGGCCTGCGCGGCCCTGCCCGGGGTGCGCCGGGCCGCCGTGGTGGTCGACCACTCCGCCACCGGTTCCCGCCTGGTCGCCTACCTCGTCGGGGACACTGCCCCGGACGGCGCGTCGGCGCGCGCCGCGCTCCGGCGGCGGATGCCGGAGCAGCTGATCCCGGCGGCCTTCGTCCAGGTGCCGGAACTGCCCACCAACCGGCACGGCAAGCTGGACCTGGCCGCCCTGCCGGCCCCTGCCGACGCCACCGACCGGCCCGCGCACGAGCCGCCGGACACCCCCACCGAGAAGGCCCTCGCGGACATCTGGGCCGACCTGCTCGGCACCGGACCGGTCGGCCGGCGGGACAACTTCTTCGACCTGGGCGGGCACTCGCTGCTCGCCGCCACCGTGGTCACCCGGATCCGGGCCGCCCTCGGCGCGGACCTGCCGCTGCGGGCGCTCTTCGAGTCTGCCGACCTCGCCGGACTCGCCGCCGTCCTCGACGGCGACGGGCCGACCCCGGTCGACCACGGCGACCTGCTGCGCGCCGAGGCACGCCGCGCCGACGACCTGACCGTGCCGGCCGGCACCGTGGCGGAGGTGCCGGAGCACGTCCTGTTCACCGGGGCCACCGGGTTCCTCGGCGCGTACCTGCTCGCCGACTGGCTCACCCACACCCGGGCCACCGCGCACTGCCTGGTCCGCGCCGACACCCCGGCCGCCGCTGTCGACCGGGTCCGCGCCAACCTGCGCCGGTACGGCCTCTGGCAACCGGAGTACGCCGACCGCCTCGTCGGCCTTCCCGGGGACCTCGGCGCGCCCCGGCTCGGGCTGACCGATCCGGCCTTCGCCGACCTCGGCGAACGGCTCGACGCCGTCGTCCACAACGGTGGCGTGGTCAACTTCGTGCAGCCGTACCCGGTGCTCCGCCCGGCCAACGTCAACGGCACGTACGAGGTGCTCCGGCTGGCCACCACGGCCCGCCCCAGCGCGGTGCACTTCGTCTCCACCCTCGGCGTCTTCGTCACGCCGTCGCGCACCGGCACCCTGGTCCGCGAGGGGGACGTGCCGGACGACTGCGACGGCCTCTACGACGGCTACAACGCCAGCAAGTGGGTCGCCGACGCGCTGGTCCGCGCCGCCCGGGAGCGGGGCCTGCCGGTCAGCGTGCACCGGCCGGCCCGGATCACCGGCGACGCCCGTACCGGGGTCGGCAACGTCGACGACTTCTTCAGCCGGCTGCTGAAGACCTGCGTGCAACTCGGCGCCGTGCCGGACATCGACGACCCCGCCGACCTCGCCCCGGTGGACTACGTGGGCGCCGGCATCGGTCACCTGACCCGGACCGGATCCACCGGTGACCACCACTACTACAACAACCGCACCGTCAGCTACGCCGACCTCGCCGAGGCCGTCACCGACTTCGGGCACCCGGTGGACCTGGTGCCGTACCCGCGCTGGCGGGCGGCGCTGCTGGCCCGGCCGGACGTCGCCCTGGCCCGGTTCACCCCGCTGTTCGGCGCGGACACCCCGGTCCGCACCCAACCGGACTTCGACTGCACCGCCACCGAGAACGCCCTCGCGGCGGCCGGCGTCACCTGCCCGCCGGCCGACGCGCACCTGTTGCACACCTACCTGGCGGCGTTCGTCGCCGCCGGGTTCCTCGACCCGCCGGGGAGGACCCGTGGCTGA
- a CDS encoding MFS transporter: protein MADRTLPTHRWVAIWLGQLVSLIGSSLTAFVLGVWVYQRTGSVTQFSMIFLAATLPAVLVAPFAGALADRRDRRRLMLASDTLAAVGTAALAALVAADALQVWHIYLATVLSAGASTVHQVAYQAMTPALVGKRNLGRFNGLMQVSRAVQIAAPLVAGVLVVTIGVGGVMVVDLGTFVVAAGTLLLVRLPAEVTRPAGDAPADEPVLRGAAAGWHHLRQRPGLLRLMLVFGAFNFLFGIAGVLVQPLVLSFASADTLGVLMFAGGAGLFAGSLLMGAWGGPARRITAVCGGLAIGGVALVLHAAAPSVWLIGVVAPLFLFTLPIVNSSTMTLIQTKTEPAVLGRVLATARVIGDASIPVAYVLAGPIADGVEPLLRADGALAGSVGQVIGTGDGRGVALVFAVTGALMVLLAGAAWAWPALRGVDDLPDALPDDPVGSDAGSEDRAGPDTGSADGAAGPETVPANR, encoded by the coding sequence GTGGCTGACCGTACGCTGCCCACCCACCGATGGGTGGCCATCTGGCTCGGCCAGCTCGTCTCCCTGATCGGGTCGAGCCTGACCGCGTTCGTCCTCGGCGTCTGGGTCTACCAGCGCACCGGCTCCGTCACCCAGTTCTCGATGATCTTCCTGGCCGCCACCCTGCCGGCGGTGCTGGTGGCGCCGTTCGCCGGGGCCCTCGCCGACCGCCGGGACCGCCGCCGGCTGATGCTGGCCAGCGACACCCTCGCCGCGGTGGGCACCGCCGCGCTCGCCGCGCTGGTCGCCGCCGACGCGCTCCAGGTGTGGCACATCTACCTGGCGACGGTGCTCAGCGCCGGGGCGTCCACCGTGCACCAGGTCGCCTACCAGGCGATGACCCCGGCGCTGGTCGGCAAGCGGAACCTCGGCCGGTTCAACGGGCTGATGCAGGTCTCCCGGGCGGTGCAGATCGCCGCGCCGCTGGTCGCCGGGGTGCTGGTGGTGACCATCGGGGTCGGCGGGGTGATGGTCGTCGACCTGGGCACCTTCGTCGTCGCGGCCGGCACGCTGCTGCTGGTCCGGCTGCCCGCCGAGGTGACCCGCCCGGCCGGGGACGCCCCCGCCGACGAGCCGGTGCTGCGCGGGGCCGCCGCCGGCTGGCACCACCTGCGGCAGCGCCCCGGCCTGCTCCGGCTCATGCTGGTCTTCGGGGCGTTCAACTTCCTCTTCGGCATCGCCGGGGTGCTGGTCCAGCCGCTGGTCCTCTCGTTCGCCTCGGCGGACACCCTCGGCGTGCTGATGTTCGCCGGTGGGGCCGGACTCTTCGCCGGCAGCCTGCTGATGGGCGCGTGGGGTGGGCCGGCGCGGCGGATCACCGCCGTGTGCGGCGGGCTCGCGATCGGCGGGGTGGCGCTGGTGCTGCACGCGGCGGCCCCGTCCGTGTGGCTGATCGGCGTGGTCGCCCCGCTGTTCCTGTTCACCCTGCCGATCGTGAACAGCTCCACCATGACGCTGATCCAGACCAAGACCGAGCCGGCCGTGCTGGGCCGGGTGCTCGCCACCGCCCGGGTGATCGGCGACGCCAGCATCCCGGTCGCGTACGTGCTGGCCGGGCCGATCGCCGACGGCGTCGAGCCGCTGCTGCGCGCGGACGGGGCGCTCGCCGGCTCGGTCGGTCAGGTGATCGGCACCGGCGACGGCCGGGGTGTCGCCCTGGTCTTCGCGGTCACCGGCGCGTTGATGGTGCTGCTCGCCGGGGCCGCGTGGGCGTGGCCGGCGCTGCGCGGCGTCGACGACCTGCCCGACGCCCTCCCCGACGACCCGGTCGGCTCCGACGCCGGCTCCGAGGACCGTGCCGGCCCCGACACCGGCTCCGCCGACGGGGCCGCCGGCCCCGAGACCGTTCCCGCCAACCGCTGA
- a CDS encoding methyltransferase, producing MPVPLSPDEAHLFLASDAAPAAYLDLLDAVSFRSAAAGLRLGVFEALADGPLPVDRLAGRTGTDPLGLRILLDALAGYGYLTRADGQYANSVNTARWLLRDAPGSFAPALSFWSTVLTGWWQDLESSIRSGGPTGDFYAWLEKHPDALADFHTMLRGLADALGPEIVELVPVPAEARSVLDVGGGHAAYPVALLTAHPQLRATVVDLDGALAQGARTVADAGLTDRVTLRPGDLFTADLGTGHDLVLLFNIVHGYQQEAVGTLLRRAAAALRPGGRVVLLEPLAEVPERPAGPGEAFVRMFSLNLFHTQGGRAYAYDELVALLGEAGFVDVRQHMLTGSDTDHLVTAVLAG from the coding sequence ATGCCGGTGCCGCTGAGCCCGGACGAGGCCCACCTGTTCCTCGCCTCCGACGCCGCCCCCGCCGCGTACCTCGACCTGCTCGACGCGGTCTCCTTCCGCAGCGCCGCCGCCGGCCTGCGGCTGGGGGTGTTCGAGGCGTTGGCCGACGGGCCGCTGCCGGTCGACCGGCTCGCCGGGCGCACCGGCACCGACCCGCTGGGGCTGCGGATCCTGCTCGACGCGCTGGCCGGGTACGGCTACCTCACCCGCGCCGACGGGCAGTACGCCAACAGCGTCAACACCGCCCGCTGGCTGCTGCGCGACGCCCCGGGGAGCTTCGCCCCGGCGCTCTCCTTCTGGTCGACCGTGCTCACCGGCTGGTGGCAGGACCTGGAGTCGTCGATCCGCTCCGGCGGCCCGACCGGCGACTTCTATGCCTGGCTGGAGAAGCACCCGGACGCCCTGGCCGACTTCCACACCATGCTGCGTGGCCTCGCCGACGCGCTCGGCCCGGAGATCGTCGAACTGGTGCCGGTCCCGGCCGAGGCGCGCAGCGTGCTCGACGTCGGCGGCGGGCACGCCGCGTACCCGGTCGCCCTTCTCACCGCCCACCCGCAACTGCGGGCCACCGTGGTGGACCTCGACGGGGCGCTGGCCCAGGGCGCGCGGACCGTGGCCGACGCCGGCCTGACCGACCGGGTCACCCTGCGTCCGGGTGACCTGTTCACCGCCGACCTCGGCACCGGCCACGACCTGGTGCTGCTCTTCAACATCGTGCACGGCTACCAGCAGGAGGCGGTCGGCACCCTGCTGCGTCGGGCCGCCGCCGCGCTGCGTCCCGGCGGCCGGGTCGTCCTGCTCGAACCCCTCGCCGAGGTGCCGGAGCGTCCGGCCGGGCCGGGGGAGGCGTTCGTCCGGATGTTCAGCCTGAACCTCTTCCACACCCAGGGCGGCCGGGCGTACGCCTACGACGAACTCGTCGCGCTGCTGGGCGAGGCGGGCTTCGTCGACGTCCGCCAGCACATGCTGACCGGCTCCGACACCGACCACCTGGTGACCGCGGTGCTGGCCGGCTGA